The stretch of DNA cCGATCGCCGCCGCCATTTTCGTCCTTCCCGCGCTCCGTGACGCGCCCCGCGCGCCGCTGACGTCACGGCGCCGCTGACGTCACGCCGCGCGCCGCCGGGCCCGGGCCGCCATGGCCGCCATGGGGGAGCTGGCGCGGCCGCGGACGCTGTTCCTGGCCGGGCTGGCCGCGGTCTACATCGCCGCCTTCGGCTCCCTCTACGTACAGATCCCCGGTACCGCGGCGGGGActgccgggcggggccggggaaCGGGCACAGAGCCGCGAGTGGGGACGGGGGAACCGGGACAGGGCTGGAAATGGAGCCGGGCGTGGGGCCGGGGGAACCGGGACAGGAACGGGACTGGGGCCGGGGGAAccgggacagggctgggagtggggccGGGCGTGGGGCCGGGGGAACCGAGACAGGGACGGGACTGGGGCCGGGGGAGccgggacagggctgggagtggggccGGGGGAAccgggacagggctgggagtggggccGGGGGAACCAGGACAGGGACGGGACTGGGGCCGGGCGTGGGGCCGGGGGAACCGGGACGGGAACGGGAGTGGGGCCGGGGGAAccgggacagggctgggagtggggccGGGGGAACCGGGACAGGGACGGGAGTGGGGCCGGGGGAACCGGGACAGGGACGGGAATGGGGCCCGGGGAACCGGGGCAGAGCCGGGAGAGAACTGGGGACGTGGCCGGTGGATTCGAGTGGGACCGGAGAAGCTGGGACGGGACCGGCGGAGCCGGGGCAGGGACAGTCCATCCCCTTCCCGCTGCCGGGCCGATCGCTCCGTGTCCCCGTTATCATTTTCCCTCCTCCCGCCGCCTCCATCTCCcgtttccctccctcctttctcccttcccGGGAGCACCGGCGGTCCCGGAGCGGCTCCGCtccccctgagccccagcagccgCCTCCCGTCCGTCCCTTCCACGtggctctggcagctcctggctcgCACCTGGGCTCTTCCCGGCGGCTCCGGCAGGGATCGAGCCCGGGAGAGCCGGGCTGGAGGCAGGGACggccgggctgggggcagggacGGCCCGGGTCGCACTCCCGGTGCCTCGGGTTTGTCCCCGGCTCCTCGGGGGGGGTTGGAAGTGGGGCTGCCGGCGTTTTCCCGGGAATGCCGGGTTTATcccgggttttttttttgcccgGAATGCCGGGGATTTTTCCCCGGGAATGCcgtttttttcccagtaatgCCGCGGTTCTCGGGGGATTGGCGGGGTTTTCTCCCGGGACCGGCGGGTTTATGCTGGGTTTTCCCGGGACGGGCGGGTTTTCTCCCGGGAATGGCGGGTTTAAGCCGGGTTTTCCCCGGGGTTGGCAGGTTTAAACCGGGATTGGCGGGTTTAAGCCGGGTTTTCCCGGGACGGGCGGGTTTTCTCCCGGGATTGGCGGGTTTAAGCCGGGTTTTCCCGGGACGGGCGGGTTTTCTCCCGGGATTGGCGGGTTTAAGCCGGGTTTTCCCGGGACTGGCGGGTTTTCTCCCGGGACGGGCGGGTTTAAGCCGGGTTTTCCCGGGACGGGCGGGTCTAAGCCGGGCTGACGCGCTGTCCGCAGGGCTGTACGGCCGCGAGGGGCTGCTGCCGGCGCGGCGGGTGCTGCGGCTCAGCGGGAaggggctctgggagcagctccgCGATGTCCCCACGCTGCTGTGGCTGGGGCCGCGCCTGGGGCTGGACACGGAGCAGGgcatggagctgctgtgcctgctgggaatgctggcgGCGCTCGGGGCGCTGCTCTGCGACTCCATGCGGGACTGCCTGGTCTTCGCCCTGCTCAGGATGTTCTACCTGTCGCTGTACCAGgtgcggggacagcgggggacagaGGGGGGTTGGCTCGTCCCGCCGGCTCCTGGCGTGCTGGGGGAGGCACAGCTGTGAAATCAGGGAATGatggggtgggaaaggaccttaaatcccattccagcccccacaggcagggacacctcccgcTGTCCtggggtgctccagccccatccagcctggcctggagctgcagagggactggggacaaggcctgcagggacaggacacagggaatggctcccagtgccagagggcagggagggatgggatctgggcaatgaggaattcctggctgggctggaactgccagagcagctggggctgcccctgcatccctggagtgtcccaggccaggctggacactggggctggagcaggctgggacagtgggaggtgtccctgccatggcaggggtggcactggaggggctctggggtgccttcccacccaaaccatcccaggattCCCTGGATCCTCCCCGGTgttggggctggagctgcagtgggtcagagctggggcaggaggaggaggtttCACTTCCCTCTGAAATCAGGAATTAAAGAAGGATGAATTATCTGTGTGAGGCCATCCCTCCCGGGGGGGGCTGTCACCTCCCACTGCTCCCGTGccggggggtctgggggtgtcagAGCCCCCGGCTGATCCCCACCCCGCTCCCCTCcgcaggtgggacaggtgttCCTGTACTTCCAGTGGTGAGTCAGGCCCCCCTCCCCTCTGGGGcttttggggggctcagggctggggaacCATCCTGGGCCCCCAGGGCGGGGGtcttggggaggggtcctggggagtGGGGCAGGGTGTCACAGTggggcagggggctctggggacaaggacagggctgtgggggACTCTGGGGACCAGAGCATGTCAGGGCTGTAGGGGCTCAGCAGGACGGGGTCCCCACCCCACGAGccgtgtccccaaccccccatACAGGGCgtggccgtgtccccagccccccataCAGGGCgtggccgtgtccccagccccccataCAGGGCgtggccgtgtccccagccccccataCAGGGcatggctgtgtccccagccccccataCAGGGCgtggccgtgtccccagccccccataCAGGGCgtggccgtgtccccagccccccataCAGGGcgtggccctgtccccagccccccataCAGGGCGTGGCCgtgtccccagctccccatGCAGGGcgtggccctgtccccagccccccataCAGGGCGTGGCCATCTCCCCAGCCCCCCATACAGGGCgtggccgtgtccccagccccatgaGCGGGGCGTGGCCGTGTCCCCCGCCCCACATGCAGGGcgtggccctgtccccagccccccataCAGGGCAtggccgtgtccccagccccacacacagGGTGtagctgtgtccccagccccgtgcAGGGTGGGGGTCTCAGCACTGTCCCCCCCCAGGGacagcctgctgctggaggccgggttcctggctgtgctggtggcccCCCTGCGCCTGCTGCGGCGGGGCTGCCCGGCCTGGAGGCCCCACGACGCCGTCACCTTCTGGGCCGTGCGCTGGCTGCTCTTCCGCCTGATGTTCGCCTCGGGCGTGGTCAAACTCACCAGCCGCTGCCCCACCTGGTGGGGGCTCACAGGTGAGGGGGGGGCTCAGCTCTCGCGGGGATCCTCCGCTTTTGGGGGCATCAAGCTCATGAGCTGCTGCCCCACGTGGGGCGTCACAGGGGAGGGGTGCAGGTTTGAGGGTTCAGGTGCTGGTGAGGGCTGCAGGTTTGGGGGTTCAGGTGTTTGGGGAGGGCTGCAGGTTTGGAGGTTCAGGTGTTTGGGGAGGgctgcaggtttggggtttCAGGTGTTTGGGGAGGGCTGCAGGTTTGGGGGTTCAGGTGTTAGTGAGGGCTGCAGGTTTGGGGGTTCAGGTGTTTGGGGAGGGCTGCAGGTTTGGGGGTTCAGGTGTTTGGGGAGGGCTGCAGGTTTGGGGGTTCAGGTGTTTGGGGGGGGCTGCAGGTTTGGGGGTTCAGGTGTTTGGGGAGGGGTGCGGGTTTGGGGATTCAGGTGTTAGTGAGGGCTGCAGGTTTGGGGGTTCAGGTGCTGGTGAAGGCTGCAGGTTTGGGGGTTCAGGTGTTGGTGAGGGCTGCAGGTTTGGGGGTTCATCTGTTTGGGATAGCTCACAGCTTCGGGGGTTCAGCTGTTGGGGGGCTCACAGGTGAGGGCTGCAGGTTTGGGGGTTCAGGTGTTGGTGAAGGCTGCAGGTTTGGGGGTTCAGGTGTTGGTGAGGGCTGCAGGTTTGGGGATTCAGGTGCTGGTGAGGGCTGCAGGTTTGGAGGTTCAGGTGTTTGGGGAGGGATGCAGGTTTGGAGGTTCATCTGTTTGGGATAGCTCACAGCTTCGGGGGTTCAGCTGTTGGGGGGCTCACAGGTGAGGGCTGCAGGTTTGGGGGTTCAGGTGCTGGTGAGGGCTGCAGGTTTGGGGGTTCAGGTGTTGGTGAGGGCTGCAGGTTTGGGGGTTCAGGTGCTGGTGAGGGCTGCAGGTTTGGGGGttcaggtttttggggagggCTGCAGGTTTGGGGGTTCAGGTGTTGGGGGGCTCACAGGTGAGAGGGGGGCTCAGCTTTTGAAGGGAATCCTCCACTTTTAGGGGCATGAAGCTCATGAGCTGCTGCCCCACGTGGGGGGTCACAGGTGAGGGGTGCAGCTTTGGGGGTTCAGCTCTTGGTGAGGGTGTGAAGCTTTGGGGATTCAGTCGCTAGCCTGGAATTCCATTGAATTTTTGGGAAGTAGACTATGGAAAGGCCCCCCATGCCCCCTCAGTTCTGAGGTACTgtttaatttggatttttctgCAAGGAGGCTTTTCCCTGTTCAGCACTGATTCTATTGCATGGTAGGGAAAATCTGCATTactctggaattccagggaattGTTGGGAAGCAGGTTATGGAAAgccccccccaaagccccctgtgtgcccagccccAAGGTACCACTTAATTCTGAATTCCAattctggaattcccagaattgCTTGTGCTCTGCAATGGGAAAAACTGGCACTAACCCCGAATTAGGTTCAATTTTTAATGAGCAGATTATGGAAAGCCTCCTTGGACTCCCCTGTATCCCCCAGCCCCAAGGCACCCCTGGAAACATTTTTGTGCCAGGAAGGTTTTCCCTGATTAGCCCTGGTTGTACTCTGCAGTGAGGAAGTTCACCCCAGAActggggtgaatttttgggaagtAGATTATGGAAAGCCCCTGTGgaccctccctgtgtcccccagccctgaggcaCCCCTCaatttggaaacatttttgCCCCAGGAAGCTTTTCCCTGATCAGCCCTGGAAAAACTGGCTTTAACCCCACATTAGGTTCAGTGTTTAATGAATAGATTATGGCAAgccccccctgtgccccccaacCCCGAGGAACCCCTTAATCTGGAAATTTTTGCCCCAGGAAGCTTTAGCATTGCTCATACTCTGCAATGTGGGGAAAACCAGCATTTACCCAGAattggggtgaatttttgggaagtAGATTGTGGAAAGCCCCCCTGgaccctccctgtgtcccccaacCCTGAGGCACCCCTCaatttagaaacatttttgtgCCAGGAAGCTTTTCCCTGATTAGCCCCAGTTGTACTCTGCAGTGAGGAAGTTCACCCAGAAgtggggtgaatttttgggaagtAGATTATGGAAAGCCCCCCCGgcctcccctgtgtcccccaacCTCGAGGCACCCCTCaatttggaaacatttttgCACCAGGAAGCTTTTCCCTGATCAGCCCTGGAAAAACTGGCGTTAACCCCAAATTAGGTTCAGTGTTTAATGAATAGATTATGGCAAGcccccccctgtgtcccccaacCCCGAGGAACCCCTTAATCTGGAAATTTTTGCCCCAAGAAGCTTTAGCATTGCTCATACTCTGCAATGTGGGGAAAACCAGCATTTACCCAGAattggggtgaatttttgggaagtAGATTGTGGAAAGCCCCCCTGGacctcccctgtgtcccccaacCCTGAGGCACCCCTCAATTTGGGAACATTTTTGTGCCAGGAAGGTTTTCCCTGATTAGCCCTGGTTGTACTCTGCAGTGAGGAAGTTCACCCCAGAActggggtgaatttttgggaagtAGATTATGGAAAGCCCCCCTGgcctcccctgtgtcccccaacCCTGAGGAACACCTTaatttggaaacatttttgCCCCAGGAAGCTTTTCCCTGATCAGTACTGGAAAAACTGGCGTTAACCCCAAATTAGGTTCAGTGTTTAATGAATAGATTATGGCAAgccccccctgtgtcccccaacCCCGAGGAACCCCTCAATCTGGAAATTTTTGCCCCAGGAAGCTTTAGCATTGCTCATACTCTGCAATGTGGGGAAAACCAGCATTTACCCAGAattggggtgaatttttgggaagtAGATTGTGGAAAGCCCCCCTGgaccctccctgtgtcccccaacCCCGGGGTACCCCTCaatttggaaacatttttgTGCCAGGAAGCTTTTCCCTGTTTAGCCCTGGTTGTACTCTGCAGTGAGGAAGTTCACCCCAGAActggggtgaatttttgggaagtAGATTGTGGAAAGCCCCCCTGGacctcccctgtgtcccccaacCCTGAGGTACCCCTTaatttggaaacatttttgCCCCAGGAAGCTTTTCCCTGATCAGCACTGGAAAAACTGGCATAACCCCAAATTAGGCTCAGTGTTTAATGAATAGATTATGGCAAgaccccctgtgtcccccaacTCCGAGGAACCCCTTAATCTGGAAATTTTTGTGCCAGGAAGCTTTAGCATTGCTCATACTCTGCAATGTGGGGAAAACCAGCATTTACCCAGAACTGGGGTGAATTTTTAGGAAGTAGATTATGGAAAGCCCCCCCTGgaccctccctgtgtcccccagccccaaggTACCCCTCaatttggaaacatttttgTGCCCCAGGAAGCTTTAGCATTGCTCATACTCTGCAATGTAGGGAAAACCAGCATTTACCCAGAAgtggggtgaatttttgggaagtAGATTATGGAAAGCCCCCCCGgcctcccctgtgtcccccaacCCTGAGGCACCCCTCaatttggaaacatttttgCCCCAGGAAGCTTTTCCCTGATCAGCCCTGGTTGTGCTCTGCAGTGAGGAAGTTCACCCAGAActggggtgaatttttgggaagtAGATTATGGAAAGCCCCCCCGgcctcccctgtgtccccaaccccGAGGCACCCCTCaatttggaaacatttttgCCCTGGGAAGCTTTTCCCTGTTTAGCCCCGGTTGTGCTCTGCGATGGGTAAACCGGGATTGCCCCAGAATGGGTGAAtccttgggctctgtgccaagcccccgctgctgtgccccccagctcTGACGTACCACTACGAGAGCCAGTGCATCCCCACGCCGGGCGCGTGGCTGGCCCACCAGCTGCCCGTGTGGTTCCAGAAGCTCAGCGTGGTGGCCACCTACGTCATCGAGGTGGCCGTGCCCGTGCTCTTCTTCGCGCCCCTGCGCCGCCTGCGCCTCTTCGCCTTCTACTGCCAGGTGGGCACGGGGTCCTGCACCTCaggggtgggctgggctgggcatcCTGCACCTCaggggtgggctgggctgggcatcCTGCACCTCaggggtgggctgggctgggcatcCTGCACCTCaggggtgggctgggctgggcattGTGCACCTCaggggtgggctgggctgggcatcCTGCACCTCAGGGGGTCCTGccttggggctgggctgggcatcCTGCACCTCAGGGGGTCCTGCCTCAGGGGTGGATTGGGGTGGGCATCCTGCACCTCAGGGGGCTCCTGCCTCAGGGTGGGCATCCTGCACCTCAGGGGGTCCTGCCTCAGGGGTGGATTGGGGTGGGCATCCTGCACCTCaggggtgagctggggctggctggtcATTCTGCACTTCAGGGGGTCCTTCCTTGGGGCTCGGCTGGGGTGGGCATCCTGCACCTCAGGGGGTCCTGccttggggctgggctgggcatcCTGCACCTCAGGGGTCCTACCTCGGGGGTGGGGTGGGCATCCTGCACCTCAGGGGGCTCCTGCCTCGAGGCTGGGCATCCTGCACCTCAGGGGGTCCTGCACCTCAGGGGTGGGCATCCTGCACCTCaggggtgagctggggctggctggtcATTCTGCACTTCAGGGGGCTCCTGcctcggggctgggctgggcatcCTGCACCTCAGAGGCTCCTGCCTCgggggtgggctggggctggctcatccctgctggcactgggagaggaGATGGCCACTGGCCACACTGGAGGTGCTGGTCAGGATGTGCCTAGTGTCCTCTGTCCCCCTGGCCCTatgacacccccaaacccatcctgtccctccccaggtcctgctgcaggTCCTCATCATCCTCACGGGCAACTACAACTTCTTCAACGCGCTGACCATCGTGCTGGCCTTCTCCCTGCTGGACGAGGAGCACGTGGGGCGCTGGCTGGGCCGGCCCCGCAGGAGGCACGGCAGCGGTGAGACCCCCAGCCCACGCTgggtgggggacaggggacgTGGGGGCCACGCTGTGGGAGCTGCCACACTCACCCCACACtcacagggcaggggctgtgcccaggggggACCCCAGGGGTGAGGGGCACAGCTGTGAAATCAGGGAATgatggggtgggaagggaccttaaatcccatcccattccagcccccATGGGTGGGGACACCTCCCATTGTCCTGGGGTGCTCCAAGgccatccagcctggccagagggcaggcatggatgggatcttgggaatgaggaattcctggctgggctggaattgccagagcagctggggctgcccctggatccctggcagtggccaaggccaggctggacactggggctggagcagcctgggacagtgggaggtgtccctgccatggcaggggtggcactggaggggctctggggtcccttcccacccaaacgATTCCCTGGATCTTCCCTGGTGTTGGGGCTGGAGCTCCAATGGGTCAGAgccagggggaggaggaggaggaggaagttTTACTTCCTTCTGAAATCAGGGAATTAAGGAAGGATAAATGATCTGTGTGACCATCCTTCCTGGCATTGCTGTCACCCCACAAGGGGCACCCACCCTTTGGAATTCTGTATCCCAGTGaggttctgctgctcctgggcctttccctcctccttccctatCCCTGCACCACTGGAATCAGTGGGACCCCCAGCATCCCCGGTTTGGGGGGTCCtttccaggctgggcaggggacaggtgacaccgTGGGCAGGGCCCTGTGaccccagggctgtgaggggggGGTCCCGGGCAGGCTCTgagcccctctgtgccccaggctggccccccag from Haemorhous mexicanus isolate bHaeMex1 chromosome 5, bHaeMex1.pri, whole genome shotgun sequence encodes:
- the LMF2 gene encoding lipase maturation factor 2 isoform X1, with product MAAMGELARPRTLFLAGLAAVYIAAFGSLYVQIPGLYGREGLLPARRVLRLSGKGLWEQLRDVPTLLWLGPRLGLDTEQGMELLCLLGMLAALGALLCDSMRDCLVFALLRMFYLSLYQVGQVFLYFQWDSLLLEAGFLAVLVAPLRLLRRGCPAWRPHDAVTFWAVRWLLFRLMFASGVVKLTSRCPTWWGLTALTYHYESQCIPTPGAWLAHQLPVWFQKLSVVATYVIEVAVPVLFFAPLRRLRLFAFYCQVLLQVLIILTGNYNFFNALTIVLAFSLLDEEHVGRWLGRPRRRHGSGWPPSLGSVLGTLLELSTYGLLLCWTVRYFGLELDWDRRLLDSKVAFTYHEFTTWLRTVTLPLVGVAFLSLSWEILVAMYRCACVRGCFWKLWATLQWAIMATATVGLFAVSLVPFTYIEHESNGKLWPGIHQMFGAVERFQVVNSYGLFRRMTGVGGRPEVILEGSYDGHSWTEIEFMYKPGNVSAAPAVVAPHQPRLDWQLWFAALGPHQSSPWFSALVLRLLQGQPDVIRLVQTDESRYPFHGRPPTFLRAQLYKYWFTSPSEGSPGPAPWWRRQHVQEFFPAVSLGDPTLESLLSQHGLKDKPP